The genomic interval AGGGGGATTGACACGTTTTATTTACGCAATTTATCTAACTTTCAGGCTGTCAGGAATATAACGCGCTAAAATTTTCCTGAGTGAATCAGACTTTAACGGCTTAGGCAAATAATCATTAAAGCCTAGATTTATATATTCTTCCCTGAACCCTGTTCCCGAGTGCGCAGTAAGTGCTATATATTTCGCGAGTCTCGACGGCCCATCGATTAATTTTGCTTTATTCAGAGTCTCTATTCCGTCAAGTCCCGGCATTCTATGATCCAAGAAAATAATATCATAGTGATTTGTTTCTAAAAGTTTCAGGCACTCTTCACCGGACTCAACTGTATCGACCTGCGATTTATATTCTTTGAGCATCCCCCTCGCTACGACTAAATTAACAGGGGTATCATCGACAACTAAAATTTTTGCGTCAGGACAAGTGAAAGGCTCATCATTATCGGGCAGAATTCCCGGCATTGCTTCCGGTGCATTCTCTAACATTTTTTCATATTCTGCTATTGTGCCTCTAAAACCTTCCTGCGCTAATTGCTGGGTAAATTCAAGAGTGAACGTGCTTCCCTTGCCGTATTCGCTCTCTGCGTGGACTTTACCGCCCATTAACTCAAGCAAATATCTCACTAGAGTCAGGCCAAGCCCCGCGCCCTGTATGCTTTGAGTCTCGTTCAGATTAACGCGCTCAAATGATTTGAACAGCCGCGATAAATCCTCGTTTCTTATGCCGATTCCAGTGTCTATTATAGAAATTTTCATGTTGAGTCTTGAGTACTCGTTAAGTTCTCCCCTCACTCTTAGAGTAATAGAGCCCTTATCAGTATATTTCACGGCGTTATCGATTAAATTCATGATTATCTGCCTTAAATGATCCTCGTCGCCGTATAAATGTTCGGGCAAATTTTTATCAATGTCGAGAATTAATTTAAGATCCTTCTCGTGTAATGACTCAAAATTGCTTTCTTCTATATCCTTGAGCATCTGCCATAAATGATAGTCAGTATTAAATAATTCCATTTTGCCGGACTCGATTTTAGAAATGTCAAGTATATTATTTATTATAGTGAGTAAATGATTCCCCGCCCGTCTAATATCAAGCGCGGACTCTCTT from Synergistaceae bacterium carries:
- a CDS encoding response regulator, which produces MLSYGINVGLEATMLPFLAVLTAFLFIRYATNAEINKRFRYLALSTFAAAFLEVVSTLLIDGWGHQHGLNLAVRTLYYAVVNLNAYSLMRYVEEYVQVRDENFDMLNAILLASSFAVLVFNLFPATSGFFFLIDTAGGLQRGPYNTLWRSVYVVYFVAVAIYLQLTHKEFYTAKSQYIVMNILGCILIGSFIVQYVVIREFLFVYVSATILLFIIFFYYEAPTYRRMNTVEKELEESRLNAEQSTRMKNAANRAKSDFLANTSHEIRTPMNAILGMNEMILKESRDPSIRESALDIRRAGNHLLTIINNILDISKIESGKMELFNTDYHLWQMLKDIEESNFESLHEKDLKLILDIDKNLPEHLYGDEDHLRQIIMNLIDNAVKYTDKGSITLRVRGELNEYSRLNMKISIIDTGIGIRNEDLSRLFKSFERVNLNETQSIQGAGLGLTLVRYLLELMGGKVHAESEYGKGSTFTLEFTQQLAQEGFRGTIAEYEKMLENAPEAMPGILPDNDEPFTCPDAKILVVDDTPVNLVVARGMLKEYKSQVDTVESGEECLKLLETNHYDIIFLDHRMPGLDGIETLNKAKLIDGPSRLAKYIALTAHSGTGFREEYINLGFNDYLPKPLKSDSLRKILARYIPDSLKVR